ATGTATCAATTTATACGGGAGTTACATGCGAAGATGATGTTTTTCTTGGACCTTCAATGGTTTTTACAAATATTACAAACCCGAGAAGTGCTGTTGTTAGAAAAGGAACTTATGAAAAAACAAAAGTAAAAAAAGGAGCATCAATAGGTGCTAATTCAACAATTGTTTGCGGAAATGATATTGGTAGATTTTCTTTCATTGGAGCAGGAGCGGTTATTACAAAAGAAGTACCTGATTATGCTCTTGTTGTAGGTAATCCTGCAAAGCAAATCGGATGGATGTCGGAATACGGACATCGATTGAAATTTGATGATAATGGTTTTGCAACATGTCCCGAAAGTGATGAAAAATATAAATTACAAGATTCAAAAGTGAGAAAACTGTAAACTTCGAGTTCTTAGCGTCTTAGCGAGAAACAAGAAAAATATCACGCCAAGCCGCAAAGAACGCCAAGAAAAAAGAAACAAGACTTTAACTATTCGTTTTTGCAAGAAACACNNNNNNNNNNNNNNNNNNNNNNNNNNNNNNNNNNNNNNNNNNNNNNNNNNNNNNNNNNNNNNNNNNNNNNNNNNNNNNNNNNNNNNNNNNNNNNNNNNNNAAAAAGAAACAAAACCCAAGTAAGACATAAAAAATTTAGATATTTGCTACTTTTACTGGAGACATAAATTTGG
The genomic region above belongs to Bacteroidota bacterium and contains:
- a CDS encoding acyltransferase, with protein sequence MNKKNYFAHETAVIDDGCFIEDGAKIWHFSHIMKNCKIGKKCNIGQNVVVFPDVILGKNVKVQNNVSIYTGVTCEDDVFLGPSMVFTNITNPRSAVVRKGTYEKTKVKKGASIGANSTIVCGNDIGRFSFIGAGAVITKEVPDYALVVGNPAKQIGWMSEYGHRLKFDDNGFATCPESDEKYKLQDSKVRKL